The following are encoded together in the Tripterygium wilfordii isolate XIE 37 chromosome 18, ASM1340144v1, whole genome shotgun sequence genome:
- the LOC119984210 gene encoding protein tas-like, translating to MSVPLFDLAPGLTVSRLCLGTMTFGEQNTLPQSFHLLDEAFNAGINFFDSAEMYPIPQRAETQGRSEEYFGRWIRQRKIPRDRVVLATKVAGPSGQMTWIRGGPECLDARNIKKAIDCSLQRMRMDYIDLYQIHWPDRYVPMFGETEYDPTGQFCSICIEEQLDALGRAVDAGKVRYIGLSNETPYGIMKFVQSAEKVSHYPRIISIQNSYNLLCRTFNSGMAECCHHERISLLAYSPLAMGILSGKYFSHDGSPADARLNLFKGRYLEGESRYNLSKKIIKDATLEYLGIARKYGLHPVSLAIAFVLRHPLVASAVFGATKSWQLKEVLNSCKVELTSEMIAEINEVHARFPNPCP from the exons ATGTCCGTTCCTCTTTTCGACCTTGCCCCTGGTTTGACAGTTTCCAGGCTCTGCTTAG GTACGATGACTTTCGGAGAGCAGAACACTTTGCCACAGTCCTTTCACCTCCTCGACGAAGCTTTCAATGCGGGAATCAACTTCTTCGACTCCGCAGAGAT GTATCCAATTCCTCAGCGTGCTGAGACTCAGGGCAGGAGCGAAGAATACTTTGGCCGTTGGATTAGACAGAGGAAGATTCCTCGTGACCGTGTTGTTCTGGCCACAAAG GTTGCAGGGCCATCTGGACAAATGACTTGGATTAGAGGAGGTCCAGAGTGTTTGGACGCAAGGAATATTAAAAAGGCCATTGACTGTAG TTTACAGCGCATGCGAATGGATTATATAGATCTTTATCAGATTCATTGGCCTGATCG CTACGTTCCCATGTTTGGAGAGACCGAATATGATCCCACCGGGCAGTTCTGTTCAATTTGTATTGAAGAGCAACTTGATGCTCTTGGCAGAGCTGTTGATGCTGGAAAG gTAAGGTACATTGGTCTTAGTAATGAAACACCATATGGTATCATGAAGTTTGTGCAATCTGCTGAAAAGGTTTCTCATTATCCAAGAATAATATCCATTCAG aACTCATACAACTTGCTCTGCCGAACATTCAATTCTGGAATGGCTGAGTGCTGTCATCATGAGAG GATAAGCTTATTGGCGTACAGCCCCCTAGCAATGGGCATATTATCTGGGAAGTACTTTTCACATGATGGCAGCCCAGCAGATGCTCGGCTAAATCTTTTTAAAG GAAGGTATTTGGAAGGGGAATCCAGATACAACTTGTCCAAAAAGATCATAAAAGATGCTACCCTG GAATACCTTGGTATTGCGAGAAAATATGGTCTTCATCCAGTTTCTCTTGCAATTG CCTTTGTTTTGAGACACCCTCTTGTTGCCAGTGCTGTTTTCGGAGCTACCAAGTCATGGCAGCTCAAGGAGGTTCTTAACAGCTGCAAAGTTGAGCTAACATCCGAAATGATTGCAGAAATCAACGAGGTTCATGCAAGGTTTCCTAATCCATGTCCCTGA
- the LOC119984209 gene encoding serine/threonine-protein phosphatase BSL1-like isoform X2, which yields MTNTNGTGKRVLSDAWALDTAQKPYVWQRLNPEGDKPSARMYATASSRSDGMFLLCGGRDTSGAPLGDAYGLLMHRNGQWEWTLAPGVSPSPRYQHAAVFVGARLHVTGGVLRGGYPVEGDAAIAVLDTAAGVWLDRNGLVTSTRTSKGYNEYDPSLELMRRCRHASASVGVRIYVYGGLKGDILLDDLLVAENSPFQSDINSPVLTSERTPTVTSPRLNAFSSFATTKNLDRGPEVPSAGGMSIDKNSMEKLMEASAAEAEAASAVWHAAQAKSANSTEDISVSDDYSHAAETNSDGSDTEADVHLHSRAVVVAKEAVGNLGGMLRQLSLDQFENESRRMVPMNNDLSYPAKKFTRQRSPQGLHKKIISTFLRPRNWKAPANRKFLLDSYEVGELCYAAEQIFMHEPTVLQLKAPVKVFGDLHGQFGDLMRLFDEYGFPSTAGDITYIDYLFLGDYVDRGQHSLETITLLLALKIEYPENIHLIRGNHEAADINALFGFRIECIERMGESDGIWAWTRFNQLFNYLPLAALIEKKIICMHGGIGRSINSVEQIEKLERPITMDAGSIILMDLLWSDPTENDSIEGLRPNARGPGLVTFGPDRVTDFCKKNRLQLIIRAHECVMDGFERFAQGQLITLFSATNYCGTANNAGAILVVGRGLVVVPKLIHPLPPPLQSPETSPERVLDDTWMQELNIQRPPTPTRGHPQPNLDRSSLAYI from the exons ATGACAAATACAAATGGCACCG GGAAGAGAGTTCTTTCTGATGCCTGGGCATTGGATACTGCCCAGAAACCATATGTATGGCAGAGGTTGAATCCTGAAGGTGATAAACCGTCTGCTAGAAT GTATGCAACAGCTAGTTCCCGTTCAGATGGCATGTTTCTTCTTTGTGGAGGAAGAGACACCTCTGGTGCG CCACTTGGAGATGCTTATGGGCTGCTAATGCATAGAAATGGTCAGTGGGAGTGGACTCTTGCACCTGGGGTGTCTCCTTCCCCGAGATATCAACATGCTGCA GTTTTTGTTGGTGCTCGCTTGCATGTCACCGGAGGTGTCCTTAGGGGAGGGTATCCTGTGGAGGGTGATGCAGCCATTGCGG TTCTGGACACTGCTGCTGGTGTTTGGTTGGACCGAAATGGGCTAGTTACTTCAACACGCACCAGCAAGGGGTACAATGAATATGATCCTTCTTTGGAACTTATGCGTCGATGTCGCCATGCATCTGCATCTGTTGGTGTTCGCATATATGTTTATGGTGGTCTAAAAGGAG ATATTTTGCTAGACGATCTTCTGGTTGCAGAAAATTCTCCATTTCAGTCAGACATCAACTCTCCTGTATTAACATCTGAGAGGACACCTACTGTGACCAGTCCCAGACTCAATGCCTTTAGTTCTTttgcaacaacaaaaaatttggATCGTGGACCTGAGGTTCCCTCAGCTGGTGGCATGAG CATAGATAAGAATTCCATGGAAAAACTGATGGAGGCTTCTGCTGCTGAAGCTGAGGCAGCTAGTGCTGTCTGGCATGCTGCACAGGCAAAATCTGCCAATTCTACAGAAGACATTTCTGTGTCTGATGACTACTCACATGCAGCAGAAACAAATTCTGATGGTAGTGATACTGAAGCAGATGTTCACCTTCATTCCAGAGCT GTAGTGGTTGCTAAAGAGGCTGTTGGGAATTTGGGTGGAATGCTGAGACAGCTGTCCTTGGATCAGTTTGAAAATGAGAGCAGAAGGATGGTTCCTATGAATAATGATCTGTCATATCCCGCTAAAAAGTTCACCCGGCAAAGGTCTCCTCAGGGGTTGCATAAGAAG ATTATTTCTACATTTCTTAGGCCTCGGAACTGGAAGGCCCCTGCCAATAGGAAGTTTTTGTTGGATTCCTATGAAGTTGGCGAGCTCTGTTATGCTGCTGAACAGATCTTTATGCATGAGCCCACAGTGCTTCAGTTGAAAGCTCCTGTGAAAGTCTTTGGTGATCTCCATGGACAGTTTGGTGACTTGATGCGTCTATTTGATGAGTACGGTTTTCCTTCTACTGCGGGAGACATAAC GTATATTGACTATTTATTTTTGGGAGATTATGTTGATCGAGGACAGCACAGCTTGGAGACTATAACCTTGCTTCTTGCTCTGAAG ATTGAGTATCCAGAAAATATTCACTTGATACGTGGAAATCATGAAGCTGCTGACATTAATGCGCTCTTTGGTTTCCGTATTGAATGCATTGAGAGAATG GGGGAGAGTGATGGAATATGGGCGTGGACTCGCTTCAATCAACTTTTCAACTATCTTCCACTTGCTGCACTTATTGAGAAGAAAATCATTTGTATGCATGGGGGCATAGGGAGATCTATTAACTCAGTGGAGCAAATAGAAAAACTAGAGAGACCCATAACAATGGATGCTGGATCGATAATTTTGATGGATCTTTTATG GTCTGATCCAACAGAGAATGATAGCATAGAGGGTTTGAGACCAAATGCGAGAGGACCTGGTCTTGTTACATTTGGG CCTGACCGAGTCACAGACTTTTGTAAGAAAAACAGGCTACAACTCATCATTAGAGCTCATGAATGTGTGATGGATGGTTTTGAACGGTTTGCTCAGGGCCAATTGATTACTCTTTTTTCTGCGACAAACTATTGCG gGACGGCAAACAATGCTGGAGCCATACTTGTAGTTGGCAGGGGTCTTGTTGTGGTTCCAAAATTGATCCATCCCTTGCCCCCTCCGCTACAGTCACCTGAGACATCTCCAGAACGTGTCTTGGATGATACCTGGATGCAG GAGCTCAATATTCAAAGACCACCAACCCCAACTCGGGGTCACCCACAGCCTAACCTTGATCGCAGCTCACTGgcttatatatga
- the LOC119984209 gene encoding serine/threonine-protein phosphatase BSL1-like isoform X1, giving the protein MGSKPVLYPAPTYRAFQSYWDNDEDAPGPRCGHSLTAVAATKSYGPRLILFGGATAIEGGAASSAPGIRLTGVTNSIHSYDVLTRKWTRLRPAGEPPSPRAAHAAAVVGTMVVFQGGIGPAGHSTDDLYVLDLTNDKYKWHRVVVQGQGPGPRYGHVMDLVAQRYLVTVSGNDGKRVLSDAWALDTAQKPYVWQRLNPEGDKPSARMYATASSRSDGMFLLCGGRDTSGAPLGDAYGLLMHRNGQWEWTLAPGVSPSPRYQHAAVFVGARLHVTGGVLRGGYPVEGDAAIAVLDTAAGVWLDRNGLVTSTRTSKGYNEYDPSLELMRRCRHASASVGVRIYVYGGLKGDILLDDLLVAENSPFQSDINSPVLTSERTPTVTSPRLNAFSSFATTKNLDRGPEVPSAGGMSIDKNSMEKLMEASAAEAEAASAVWHAAQAKSANSTEDISVSDDYSHAAETNSDGSDTEADVHLHSRAVVVAKEAVGNLGGMLRQLSLDQFENESRRMVPMNNDLSYPAKKFTRQRSPQGLHKKIISTFLRPRNWKAPANRKFLLDSYEVGELCYAAEQIFMHEPTVLQLKAPVKVFGDLHGQFGDLMRLFDEYGFPSTAGDITYIDYLFLGDYVDRGQHSLETITLLLALKIEYPENIHLIRGNHEAADINALFGFRIECIERMGESDGIWAWTRFNQLFNYLPLAALIEKKIICMHGGIGRSINSVEQIEKLERPITMDAGSIILMDLLWSDPTENDSIEGLRPNARGPGLVTFGPDRVTDFCKKNRLQLIIRAHECVMDGFERFAQGQLITLFSATNYCGTANNAGAILVVGRGLVVVPKLIHPLPPPLQSPETSPERVLDDTWMQELNIQRPPTPTRGHPQPNLDRSSLAYI; this is encoded by the exons ATGGGTTCGAAGCCAGTGTTGTACCCTGCTCCGACTTATCGTGCATTCCAGTCGTATTGGGACAATGATGAGGACGCGCCTGGTCCTCGATGTGGTCACTCCCTCACCGCCGTCGCTGCCACCAAATCTTACGGTCCTCGCTTGATCCTCTTCGGTGGTGCAACCGCCATTGAGGGCGGTGCCGCCTCCTCCGCCCCTGGCATCa GATTGACTGGGGTTACCAATTCAATTCATTCTTACGATGTTCTCACCAGAAAATGGACTAG GCTTAGGCCTGCTGGGGAGCCTCCCTCTCCTAGGGCTGCCCACGCAGCGGCGGTGGTTGGAACAATGGTGGTCTTCCAG GGTGGCATAGGTCCTGCTGGGCATTCTACTGATGATCTCTACGTGCTCGACTTAACTAATGACAAATACAAATGGCACCG AGTGGTTGTACAAGGACAAGGTCCTGGGCCACGGTATGGCCACGTAATGGACTTGGTTGCCCAAAGATATCTGGTTACTGTCAGTGGCAATGATG GGAAGAGAGTTCTTTCTGATGCCTGGGCATTGGATACTGCCCAGAAACCATATGTATGGCAGAGGTTGAATCCTGAAGGTGATAAACCGTCTGCTAGAAT GTATGCAACAGCTAGTTCCCGTTCAGATGGCATGTTTCTTCTTTGTGGAGGAAGAGACACCTCTGGTGCG CCACTTGGAGATGCTTATGGGCTGCTAATGCATAGAAATGGTCAGTGGGAGTGGACTCTTGCACCTGGGGTGTCTCCTTCCCCGAGATATCAACATGCTGCA GTTTTTGTTGGTGCTCGCTTGCATGTCACCGGAGGTGTCCTTAGGGGAGGGTATCCTGTGGAGGGTGATGCAGCCATTGCGG TTCTGGACACTGCTGCTGGTGTTTGGTTGGACCGAAATGGGCTAGTTACTTCAACACGCACCAGCAAGGGGTACAATGAATATGATCCTTCTTTGGAACTTATGCGTCGATGTCGCCATGCATCTGCATCTGTTGGTGTTCGCATATATGTTTATGGTGGTCTAAAAGGAG ATATTTTGCTAGACGATCTTCTGGTTGCAGAAAATTCTCCATTTCAGTCAGACATCAACTCTCCTGTATTAACATCTGAGAGGACACCTACTGTGACCAGTCCCAGACTCAATGCCTTTAGTTCTTttgcaacaacaaaaaatttggATCGTGGACCTGAGGTTCCCTCAGCTGGTGGCATGAG CATAGATAAGAATTCCATGGAAAAACTGATGGAGGCTTCTGCTGCTGAAGCTGAGGCAGCTAGTGCTGTCTGGCATGCTGCACAGGCAAAATCTGCCAATTCTACAGAAGACATTTCTGTGTCTGATGACTACTCACATGCAGCAGAAACAAATTCTGATGGTAGTGATACTGAAGCAGATGTTCACCTTCATTCCAGAGCT GTAGTGGTTGCTAAAGAGGCTGTTGGGAATTTGGGTGGAATGCTGAGACAGCTGTCCTTGGATCAGTTTGAAAATGAGAGCAGAAGGATGGTTCCTATGAATAATGATCTGTCATATCCCGCTAAAAAGTTCACCCGGCAAAGGTCTCCTCAGGGGTTGCATAAGAAG ATTATTTCTACATTTCTTAGGCCTCGGAACTGGAAGGCCCCTGCCAATAGGAAGTTTTTGTTGGATTCCTATGAAGTTGGCGAGCTCTGTTATGCTGCTGAACAGATCTTTATGCATGAGCCCACAGTGCTTCAGTTGAAAGCTCCTGTGAAAGTCTTTGGTGATCTCCATGGACAGTTTGGTGACTTGATGCGTCTATTTGATGAGTACGGTTTTCCTTCTACTGCGGGAGACATAAC GTATATTGACTATTTATTTTTGGGAGATTATGTTGATCGAGGACAGCACAGCTTGGAGACTATAACCTTGCTTCTTGCTCTGAAG ATTGAGTATCCAGAAAATATTCACTTGATACGTGGAAATCATGAAGCTGCTGACATTAATGCGCTCTTTGGTTTCCGTATTGAATGCATTGAGAGAATG GGGGAGAGTGATGGAATATGGGCGTGGACTCGCTTCAATCAACTTTTCAACTATCTTCCACTTGCTGCACTTATTGAGAAGAAAATCATTTGTATGCATGGGGGCATAGGGAGATCTATTAACTCAGTGGAGCAAATAGAAAAACTAGAGAGACCCATAACAATGGATGCTGGATCGATAATTTTGATGGATCTTTTATG GTCTGATCCAACAGAGAATGATAGCATAGAGGGTTTGAGACCAAATGCGAGAGGACCTGGTCTTGTTACATTTGGG CCTGACCGAGTCACAGACTTTTGTAAGAAAAACAGGCTACAACTCATCATTAGAGCTCATGAATGTGTGATGGATGGTTTTGAACGGTTTGCTCAGGGCCAATTGATTACTCTTTTTTCTGCGACAAACTATTGCG gGACGGCAAACAATGCTGGAGCCATACTTGTAGTTGGCAGGGGTCTTGTTGTGGTTCCAAAATTGATCCATCCCTTGCCCCCTCCGCTACAGTCACCTGAGACATCTCCAGAACGTGTCTTGGATGATACCTGGATGCAG GAGCTCAATATTCAAAGACCACCAACCCCAACTCGGGGTCACCCACAGCCTAACCTTGATCGCAGCTCACTGgcttatatatga
- the LOC119983911 gene encoding probably inactive leucine-rich repeat receptor-like protein kinase IMK2 yields MAVKQRLCSFRILQCILLLMSLLHCRVHVLAMLDPLDFLALQSIRKGLDDMPGSNFFASWDFTSDPCNFAGVYCDSDKVIALNLGDPRAGSPGLTGRIDPAIGKLSALAEFSVVPGRIIGSLPPSISQLRELRFLAVSRNFISGGIPATLGQLRNLKTLDLSYNLFTGEIPQAVGTLPELSNVILCHNHLSGSVPPFLSQSLTRIDLKHNDLSGAVAPSSFPPSVQYLSLSWNRFSGSVDGLLNRLDQLNYIDLSVNQFTGTIPGRLFNFPITNLQLQRNSFSGPIQPADQVSIPTVDLSYNKLSGHISPMFSSVQNLYLNNNQFSGQVPGSLVDRLLSSSIQILYLQHNFLTGIEINPTADIPLSSSLCLQYNCMVPPVQTPCPLKAGKQKVRPTTQCGEWRG; encoded by the coding sequence ATGGCGGTGAAACAGAGACTCTGTAGTTTCCGTATTCTGCAATGCATTTTGTTGTTGATGTCTTTGTTACATTGTAGAGTGCATGTGCTGGCAATGTTGGATCCTCTTGATTTCTTGGCTCTGCAATCGATTCGGAAGGGGCTTGATGATATGCCCGGGTCGAATTTCTTTGCTTCCTGGGATTTTACTTCGGATCCCTGTAATTTCGCCGGAGTTTACTGTGATTCTGATAAGGTGATTGCTTTGAACCTCGGCGACCCGAGGGCTGGGTCTCCCGGCCTGACGGGTCGGATCGATCCTGCAATTGGGAAACTCTCTGCTCTTGCCGAGTTTTCAGTCGTTCCGGGTCGGATTATCGGTTCTCTGCCTCCGTCAATATCTCAATTAAGGGAGCTCCGATTTCTTGCTGTGAGCCGCAACTTCATCTCCGGTGGGATTCCGGCGACTCTGGGGCAGCTCCGGAATCTCAAGACGCTCGATCTCAGTTATAATCTGTTTACTGGAGAGATACCTCAAGCCGTCGGAACTTTACCTGAGCTATCCAACGTCATTCTCTGCCACAACCACCTCTCCGGTTCGGTCCCTCCTTTCCTCTCCCAAAGCCTAACCCGGATCGATTTAAAGCACAACGATCTTTCCGGTGCGGTGGCTCCAAGTTCCTTTCCCCCCTCGGTTCAATATCTCTCCCTATCCTGGAACCGATTCAGTGGCTCAGTGGATGGCCTCCTAAACCGGCTCGACCAGTTGAACTATATCGACCTCAGCGTGAACCAATTCACCGGCACAATCCCGGGTCGGCTTTTCAACTTCCCGATCACAAACCTTCAATTGCAGAGAAACTCATTCTCCGGCCCAATTCAGCCGGCTGATCAGGTTTCAATCCCAACCGTCGATCTCAGCTACAATAAACTATCGGGTCACATATCGCCAATGTTCTCGAGCGTACAGAATCTCTACCTGAACAACAACCAGTTCTCGGGTCAGGTTCCGGGTAGCTTGGTGGATCGGTTACTGTCTTCAAGTATACAAATACTGTACTTGCAGCACAATTTTTTGACCGGAATTGAGATAAATCCGACGGCTGATATTCCTCTGAGTAGTTCACTGTGCCTACAGTATAACTGCATGGTCCCACCGGTACAGACGCCGTGCCCTCTCAAGGCTGGGAAGCAGAAGGTTAGGCCTACGACGCAGTGCGGGGAGTGGAGGGGGTAA
- the LOC119984349 gene encoding pentatricopeptide repeat-containing protein At2g30780 encodes MKRIFKISDAAEAELLCRHRSGFEARIKSPSTFTRTRPPTFRFSRGLCDQIPSQKASSFLGILGLFSDNPSYADVTAREKLSKDVSALADRLVRYENDFDKFIEVLEEEGVSLLNRHRHGYAFLELLKQLGSRPQLALEVFNWRRQSESEICMIPEEYVKGITVAGRTKNVDIALELFTEAVNKRLKRPSTYNALMGAYMYNGLADKCLSLFQDLKTDTSCRPSVAAYNILLSTFGRKLFIDQMEAIYREMIEQNLSPNLKTYNTLIDGYLVAWMWNSMEKTFQMMKAGSVKPDIRTYKLMLRGYAHSRNLKKMEETYNFVKHHVDEDSQLVKSMIWAYYRSSETDRVRKIENLMRLLPEERYRPWLNVLMIKLYAQENCLDDMEILINEAFEHRMTVLSLDVLRCIITSYFRCNVVDKLANFGNRAQCAGWRIGRCLYHCKMVMYSAQHRLEEMERVLKEMENVNMDRTKKTFWILYKAYLSWGERHKLDKVRALMCKNGYGIPVDASSS; translated from the exons ATGAAGCGAATATTCAAAATCTCCGATGCAGCCGAAGCGGAGCTGCTTTGCCGCCACAGATCCGGCTTTGAAGCCAGAATCAAATCCCCATCCACTTTCACCCGCACAAGGCCCCCGACTTTTAGATTCTCCCGCGGACTCTGTGACCAAATCCCCTCGCAGAAGGCCAGCTCATTCCTCGGCATCCTCGGCCTCTTCAGCGACAACCCATCTTACGCTGATGTCACGGCTAGGGAGAAGCTAAGCAAAGATGTGTCGGCTTTGGCGGACAGGTTGGTTCGATATGAGAACGATTTTGATAAATTCATTGAGGTTTTAGAGGAGGAGGGTGTTTCGTTGCTTAACAGGCACAGACATggttatgcttttcttgagctaTTGAAGCAGTTGGGTTCGCGGCCTCAATTGGCACTAGAG GTATTTAATTGGAGAAGACAGTCAGAGTCTGAAATTTGTATGATTCCAGAAGAATATGTTAAGGGCATTACAGTTGCAGGCAGAACTAAGAACGTTGATATCGCGCTTGAGTTGTTCACCGAGGCTGTGAACAAACGACTCAAGAGACCGTCTACTTATAATGCTCTAATGGGTGCATATATGTACAACGGTCTTGCTGATAAATGTCTGTCATTGTTTCAGGACCTGAAAACCGATACAAGTTGTAGGCCTTCAGTTGCAGCATACAACATTCTTCTATCAACCTTTGGACGAAAGTTGTTCATAGATCAGATGGAAGCAATATACAGGGAGATGATAGAACAAAATCTTTCCCCAAATTTGAAAacatataatactttaattgaTGGTTATTTGGTCGCATGGATGTGGAATAGTATGGAAAAGACTTTTCAGATGATGAAGGCAGGCTCGGTTAAGCCTGATATTAGAACTTATAAGCTAATGCTTCGCGGATATGCACATTCAAGGAATTTAAAGAAGATGGAAGAGACCTATAACTTTGTTAAACATCATGTCGATGAAGATAGCCAATTGGTTAAGTCTATGATCTGGGCATATTATAGGAGTTCTGAGACAGATAGAGTTCGAAAGATTGAGAATCTGATGAGGCTTCTTCCAGAGGAGCGTTATAGACCTTGGTTGAATGTGTTGATGATCAAGCTTTATGCCCAAGAGAATTGCTTAGATGATATGGAGATCTTGATAAACGAGGCATTTGAGCATAGAATGACTGTATTGTCGTTAGATGTGCTGCGATGCATTATTACCAGTTATTTCCGTTGCAACGTGGTTGACAAGCTCGCAAACTTCGGGAATCGTGCCCAGTGTGCTGGGTGGAGGATCGGTAGGTGTCTATATCACTGTAAGATGGTCATGTATTCAGCGCAACATCGTTTGGAAGAAATGGAAAGGGTCCTAAAGGAGATGGAGAATGTAAATATGGACCGGACAAAAAAAACGTTTTGGATTCTTTATAAAGCCTACTTAAGCTGGGGTGAAAGGCACAAACTTGATAAAGTTAGAGCTTTGATGTGCAAGAATGGCTATGGAATACCTGTGGATGCATCATCCTCATAA